DNA from Desulfurellaceae bacterium:
TTGGAACGTTTCTGGAGATCGAGCCTGCGGTCCTGGAGCAGAACTTTCAGGTCAATACGATGGGCCTGCTGTACCTGGCCCGGGCCGTGGCGCCCGACATGATTGCGGCCGGCAAGGGCGCCATCATCGCCACCGGCAATACCTCGGCCCTGCGCGGCAAGCCGCGCTTTGCCGGGTTTGCGCCGACCAAGGCCGCCCAGCGCATCCTGGCCGAGTCCATGGCCCGTACGCTGGGCCCGCAGGGCGTCCACGTGGCCTATGTGGTGATTGACGCGGTGATCGATCTGGAGTGGACGCGCAAGATGTTCACGGACAAGTCGGATGACTTCTTCATCAAACCGGCGGCGATTGCCGACACGACCTGGCAGGTCGTCCATCAGGAGCGTTCCGGCTGGTCGTTTCATGTCGAGGTCCGGCCGTTCGGCGAAGAGTGGTGAGCCCGGGAGCGGAGCCCGGCGCGATTGCGTCGAGTGGCTGTGCGGCCTGCGATGGACTCGGCCTGGGATCGGACCCAGACTATTGGAGCGGCGAGCCGACAAGCGTCTGGGCCGACTGCTCGGCCGCTCCGGGCTGGTCCGCGCCGCTCAGTGAGACTGGAGAATCACGCAGCGCCCGCATGCTATCGGATGACAGCAGGCTGCTCGGCCGCTGGTCAAAAGAGAACTCGTCCGGGGTGTGACCGACTATGGGTGCCAGGCCGGGCCGCGAGACCAGACGATGGATCGGTCGGGTGATGAGCCGTTCCAGACCATAGCCTATGGCGTGGAGCGGATAGGCGACGATCCGCAGGGGGTGGGCGTCTTCAAAATCGTCGTACTCGCCGCCATAGGCCAACCCGGGCAGACCCAGGACCAGCACCGTCACTGCCGCAAGAACCGTCTTTTTCCACATATGTCCTCCTCCTAGCCTTCTTCCAGCTGCTTCAGCTCTTTTTGCCAGCTCCGTCGGGCGGCAGTCCGGCGGTACTTCGTCGGGTCGTCCTCGGCCCGG
Protein-coding regions in this window:
- a CDS encoding SDR family NAD(P)-dependent oxidoreductase; translated protein: MTRPVCVISGVGPGTGAALSRRFAAGGYQVAMLARNEERLSQLEREIPHTTGFGCDVSDQAAVDTTLAAIKENLGAPEVLIHNAVGGAFGTFLEIEPAVLEQNFQVNTMGLLYLARAVAPDMIAAGKGAIIATGNTSALRGKPRFAGFAPTKAAQRILAESMARTLGPQGVHVAYVVIDAVIDLEWTRKMFTDKSDDFFIKPAAIADTTWQVVHQERSGWSFHVEVRPFGEEW